CGGCAGCGCCGAAGAAGCCTTGCAGCGCGCCGAGCAGCAGCCGATCGACCTGATCCTGATGGATATCAACCTGCGCGGCAGCATCAACGGCATCGACCTGACCGCCCGTTTTCATGTGGACTTCCCGGAAATCGCCGTGCTGATCCTGAGCATGCACGACAAGACCGAGTACCTGATGCAGTCGGTGCAGGCCGGCGCGCGCGGCTATGTGCTCAAGGACGCACCTGGCAAGGACATCGTGCACGCGATCGAAACGGTGATTTCAGGGGGGATCTATTACAGCGCCGCGCTGGCGCAAAAACTGGCGCGGCCAATGACGCCGGGCCAGTTGCTGACTGCGCGCGAAAGGCAGGTGCTGCAGCACATCGCGAACGGCGAATCGAACAAGCAGATTGCCCGCGAACTGGACCTGAGCGTGCGCACCGTCGAAGCGCACCGGCTCAACATCAAGCGCAAGCTGGATATCGACGGCCAGGCGGAATTGATCAAGTTTGCGGTGGAAAACAACTTCCGATAAAAGCCGGTCCGTAAAGATTTGAATGAATTGCGCGCCCCGCCTCTACAGACACCTCATTCGTCATCCCCGCGAACGCGGGGATCCAAATTGCTGAATGGGCGCACTGAAAATGGATTCTCGCGCTCGCGGGAATGACGGGGAGCCGAGCTGGAGACACCTAGTCGGGGCGCCGAGTCCGGGTCGGCCGGACGGGCAGCGAGACAAGACACGACAAGCGGAATCCCGTCTTAACTTTACGGCATCAGGACCGCAGCCGGGTTTTATCCCAACCGGCCTTCGGCAGCCAGTTCGCGGATGACACGCACCGTGTCGATATCGGCTTCCTGATAGGCGGAACGCCGGAATTCGTCGTAAAACTCTTGTTCGGCCTGGGCCGCCGGCTGCAACTCAACGGCGTCGTCCTCATACTCGAAACGCACAAACAGCATTTCCGGCTCCGGTTCCTCAATCGTCATGATCAGGTTGGAGCCGCCGATATCCTGCTGTTTTGGCACCTGGTAGCGCACCTGGAGCTGCGGCAGGTAGCTGACGATGTCGCGCACGATGACTTTGCCATAGCGCAACTCACGCGTGACCGACTGCATCGACTGCTCGGATAGCTGGCAGTCGTCGAGATGCTCGACAAACAACATCGGCTGTTCGGCGCGCATGACCAGCCCGCGCCACAATTGCTCGCGCGTCAAGGTGTCGATCAGCGGGTTGAGGGGATCGTTGATTTCGATCAGATGGCTGAATTTCATGGCATGTCCGGCAAATGGGTTGATGACGAATTGTCCCATATTCGGCGGCCTAGCTGGGGCAAGACGGTAAGCAGGGTCGCAGCACTCCCACACTGTTAAAATACAGCGCTTTGCTCCTTCCGGCTTGTCGCTGTCTTGTCACTTATGTCGTCTACCCCCAATTTCGGTCTGAATGCTCCCCAACGGGAAGCCGTCAAGTATCTTGACGGCCCCTGCCTGGTGCTGGCCGGCGCCGGTTCGGGCAAAACGCGCGTGATCACGCAGAAAATCCAGCACTTGATCGAGGATTGCGGCTACGACGCCAAGCATATCGCCGCGCTGACCTTTACCAACAAGGCGGCTACCGAAATGCAGGAGCGGATCGCCAAGCTGCTCAAGGATCCGAAACAGGCCAAGCACATCACGGTCAGCACCTTTCATTCGCTCGGGTCAAGATCCTGCGCCAGGAAGCGCGCGAACTGGGCCTGAAAGACCGTTTCTCGATCATGGACAGCGACGATTGCTTTTCAATCGTGCAAGACCTGGCCATTACCACCGATAAACAACTGATCCGCCGCATCCAGACCGCCATGTCGCTGTGGAAAAACGGCCTGGTAGATCCAGAACAGGCCATCAAGCAGGCGGTCACTGAAGACGAAGCCCAGGCCGCGCGCATCTACCGCAGCTATGTGGCGACACTGGCGGCCTACCAGGCGGTGGATTTCGATGATCTCATCCGGTTGCCGGTGGAACTGTTCCGCAGCAATGAAACGGTGCGCGACAAATGGCAGCGCCGCCTGCGCTATCTGCTGGTCGATGAATATCAGGACACCAACACCTGCCAGTACGAACTGGTCAAGTTGCTGGTGACCGGGCTCGGCAAGAAACCGATGTTTACCGCGGTGGGCGACGACGACCAGGCGATCTACGCCTGGCGCGGCGCCACCATCGAAAACCTGAAAACCCTGCAGGTCGATTTCCCCGACCTGAAAGTCATCAAGCTGGAACAGAATTACCGTTCCTCGACCCGCATCCTGCAAGCCGCCAACGCGGTGATCGGCAACAACCCCAAGCTGTTCGACAAGAAGCTGTGGTCGGAACACGGCCTGGGCGATCCGATCAAGGTGATGGGCATGGAAGATGACGAGAAAGAGGCGGAGCAGGTGGCGATCATGCTGTCGGCACACCGCTTCGAGCGACGCGCCAAGTTCTCCGATTACGCCATCCTGTACCGCGGCAACCACCAATCGCGAATTTTTGAAAAAGCGCTGCGGCGCGAACGCATCCCGTACACGATGTCGGGCGGCCAAAGTTTCTTCGACCGCGCCGAAATCAAGGACATCATCAGTTACCTGCGCCTGATCGCCAACGAAGACGACGATCCGGCCTTCATCCGCGCCATCACCACGCCCAAGCGCGGCGTTGGTCAGGCCACGCTGGAGGTGCTGGGCACAGTGGCCGGCCAATGGCAGTGCTCGCTGTTCGAAGCCGTGTTCAAAGGCGGCATCGAAGCCAAGCTGACCGACCGCCAGCTGTATCCGCTGCGCGAATTCTGCCATTTCATCAACCAGCTGGAAGCGCGCGCCAGCCGCGTCGGCCCGGCTGGCAGCGGCGAAAATGCGGCGGCGGTGCTGGATGACATGATGAAGGAAATCAATTACGAGCATTACCTGTACGACAGCTTCGACGACCGCGCCGCGCAAGGCAAATGGCAAAACGTGCTGGACTTCACCAACTGGCTGAAGGAAAAGGGCAACGGCGGCAAGGAAGGCGACGGCGACGAGCGCAATCTGCTGGAACTGACCCAGATGGTGGCGCTGATGTCGATGCTGGAAGGGCGCGACGAAGAACCGGATGCGGTGCGCATGTCGACCCTGCACGCCTCCAAAGGGCTGGAATACCCGCACGTCTTCCTTATCGGCGTCGAAGAGGGCATCCTGCCGCACAAGGGCGATCCGGACGCGCCGCCCGAGACCATCGCCGCCCGCATCGAGGAAGAACGACGCCTGATGTACGTCGGCATCACACGCGCCCAGCGCAGCCTGCATGTCAGCTGGTGCAAGAAGCGCAAGCGCGCCGGCGAATCGATCCATTGCGAGATATCGCGCTTCGTCAAGGAAATGCGGCTCGACGAGGGCGACGCAGTGCCGACCGAAGCCGAACAGATCACGCCGCAGAACCGCCTGGCCAGTTTGAAGGCATTGTTGCAGAAGCCGCGAGCGGCGTGAGATGATAGGCAAGTCAGGACGCACCGCGAATCTTGCGGTCGGCCCAAAATGCATGCCGGTTCCAGCCTGTACGGAACCGCAACACTTACTTCAGGAGTAGCACACCATGACCATCGACAATATCAAGGCATCACTGCAAAAGCTCCACACCACGCTGGAAAGCAACGGTACAGTCGATAATGAACTGAAGGAACTGCTGCAAAAGCTGGATATCGACATCCAGGACCTGCTCAAAAAAGATGCAGCAGACATCGCCGCCAAAGCGCCGGAACCCGATCTGCGCTCGGAATTGGTGGAACGCGCGCAAGGCATTTCGGCGCGGCTGGCAGTGAAACATCCGCATCTGGAACCGGTATTGCGCGAAATCGCCGATACACTGACCAATATGGGTATCTGATCATCCCGTCAATTTAACTTTGCAGGCTGGATTGGCCTCGCGCGACCTGGCCTGCAACTGCTGCTTCAAACTTCCCGTTTAACCGATTTGGGCACAGCATAATCGCCGCACGATGTGTGGCCATGAAGCCGTGCCTGCGATTGCTTTATTTTATTGGAACGCCATGTGGTTTAAAAATCTCCAAATTTTCCGAATTCCCGCTCCGTGGGCCATCTCCGCAGAACAATTGGAAGCCTTCCTGGCACCGCAGGCTTTCGCCAAGTGCAGCAGTCTGGAATTGCAAAGCCAGGGCTGGCTGTCGCCGCGCGAGAACGGCATGCTGGTGCATACCGTCAATCGCCAGATGATGATCCTGCTTGGCACTGAAAAGAAATTGTTGCCGGCCACCGTCGTCAACCAGGTCACCAAGGCGCGCGCCGCCGAGATTGAAGAGCAGCAAGGCTTTGCGCCCGGCCGCAAGCAGCTCAAGGACCTCAAGGAACAAATCACCGACGAACTGCTGCCGCGCGCGTTCAGCATCCAGCGCAATACCTGGGTCTGGATCGATCCGGTCAACGGTTGGCTGGTGATCGACGCCGCCAGCCCGACCAAGGCCGAGGAAATCCTCAAGCTGCTGCTGGCATCGGTCGATAAATTGCAGATTTCCGGCCTGCGCACCGCGCACTCGCCGCTGACCTCGATGACCAACTGGCTGGCATCGGATGAAGCGCCGCACGGCTTCACCGTTGACCAGGACACCGAACTGCGCGCCACCGGCGAGGGCAAGGCCACCGTCCGCTACGTACGCCACACCATCGAAGCCGACGACGTCCGGCGCCACATCGCCGCCGGCAAGCAATGCACGCGCCTGGCCATGACCTGGGCCGACCACATTTCCTTCGTCCTGACCGAATCCTTGGCAATCAAACGCATCGCGCCGCTGGACGTCCTGAAAGAAGGCAACGACACCAGCAGCAAGAACGACGACGAACGTTTCGATTCCGACATGATGCTGATGACCGGCGAACTAAGCAAGATGCTCAACGACCTGGTATTTGCATTAGGCGGCGAAGCCCAAGCCCTAAGTTAAAAACAAGTTTTAACAGCCGGCAAGGGGCTCTGCAGAAGCGTAGCGAGCCCGTCAATGTCAGCGCGAGAAGCGCAGCCGTACGAAAGTACGGTGAGCATCACAGCGTTGAGATTGCCGGGCGCAGTAGCTTATGCAGAGTCCAACTAGAACGCGCGGATGGTGGTGCCGTCGCTTGAGGTATCGAAACTGTCAGGGCTGATCATGACGCGATTGCGCCCAGCCGATTTGGCCGCGTACAGGGCCATGTCGGCACGCTGAAATGCAGCGTCGATGGTTTCCCCCGGACGGAAATCGGTAATCCCGATCGAAGCAGTCAGCACAATGCCTTGTCCAAACTTGCTCCAATCGTAGACTTCAGTTTCGGCGCAGATGCGGTCGAGCGCAGTCACGCCTTCACTGACCGTGGTACCGGTCAGCACCAGTACGAATTCATCGCCGCCATAACGGGCAAAGTGGTCGCTCAAGCGCATTTCATTGCGCACGATCTCGACGAAGGTCTTGAGCACCATATCGCCGGCTGCATGGCCGAAATTGTCATTGACTGACTTGAAGCCGTCCAGATCAAGGATGGCGATGCAGAACGGCGTACCGCCGCGCTGGAAGCGCTTCTGTTCGACCGCCAGAATTTCCATCAGCGAACGACGGTTCTCGATGTTGGTCAGTTCGTCGCGCGTGGCCAGTTCCTGCACCCGCTTCATGGCCTGCACCAGCTGCTGGTTCTTCTCGGTCATCTTGCGCTGCATGCGGCTCAGCATGTTGGCCAGGTAGATGCAACGCCCCAGAGTCAGGATGAAGGACAGGCAAACCAGCAGCTGGCTGAAATTGGTGGCGACCGGGAAGCTCAAGTGCGACCCCATCACACTGAAGGCCAGCACAAGCGCCAGCGAACCGATCAGCCAGCTGACCACGTACCAGAAGGTACTCAGTCCCAATACCCGAAGCCGTAGATAATGAAGAAATTGATCAGGAACAGATAGCCAACATGAGGCGCCATGATCATGAAAGCGGTCTGCATCAACAGCGCCGTCACCATCTGCGGAAACATCATGCTGGGATATTTGTAGCGACGATTGACTCCGCTGCGGATCAGCAAATAGAAGATGCCGTTGACGATCACCACGACCATGCCATACAGCAGCGCAATCTCCGGCTCGATTACCCCGGCACGCGAAAATCCCCATAGCAGCAATGTATCCAGCAAGCCGCTCAAGGCGACGCGGGCAACCATGCCAAGCGCCATCGCATTGAATTCTCTTGAACGTTGCTGTGTCATGTACCCGATTTCCTGTAGGTTGCCATTTGTTTTTCTAGTTTGATTGGCAACAAGCAGCCACGCGTAACAGACACCAATGCATTTTTCCAGCGAAATGGATGCGGGATGTATTTCCATGCAAAAACATTAGCGCTAAATCTTCTGGCATTCGCATATTCGCATGGATGCGGGATTGTTAAGTTATCTATCAAAATTATTGCACTACAGATATTCTATAGCTTACTGGCTATTTAAGTTACATCTTCCATCGATAGTAAACCCGCAGGCGGGTGTCGGCATGGCGGAATGAAAACTTTTTTAGAGGCTGTTTTTCCCGCTTAAAGGATTAAGGAAGCATGAGAGTCATTATTTTATTGTTAGTTGCCATCGGGATAGGTGGTTGGTATTGGAA
This DNA window, taken from Collimonas arenae, encodes the following:
- a CDS encoding response regulator gives rise to the protein MSDQPSTKIMLVDDHPLVRDGLRARLEAVPHFDIVAEAGSAEEALQRAEQQPIDLILMDINLRGSINGIDLTARFHVDFPEIAVLILSMHDKTEYLMQSVQAGARGYVLKDAPGKDIVHAIETVISGGIYYSAALAQKLARPMTPGQLLTARERQVLQHIANGESNKQIARELDLSVRTVEAHRLNIKRKLDIDGQAELIKFAVENNFR
- a CDS encoding recombination-associated protein RdgC, whose amino-acid sequence is MWFKNLQIFRIPAPWAISAEQLEAFLAPQAFAKCSSLELQSQGWLSPRENGMLVHTVNRQMMILLGTEKKLLPATVVNQVTKARAAEIEEQQGFAPGRKQLKDLKEQITDELLPRAFSIQRNTWVWIDPVNGWLVIDAASPTKAEEILKLLLASVDKLQISGLRTAHSPLTSMTNWLASDEAPHGFTVDQDTELRATGEGKATVRYVRHTIEADDVRRHIAAGKQCTRLAMTWADHISFVLTESLAIKRIAPLDVLKEGNDTSSKNDDERFDSDMMLMTGELSKMLNDLVFALGGEAQALS
- a CDS encoding SRPBCC family protein — translated: MKFSHLIEINDPLNPLIDTLTREQLWRGLVMRAEQPMLFVEHLDDCQLSEQSMQSVTRELRYGKVIVRDIVSYLPQLQVRYQVPKQQDIGGSNLIMTIEEPEPEMLFVRFEYEDDAVELQPAAQAEQEFYDEFRRSAYQEADIDTVRVIRELAAEGRLG
- a CDS encoding DUF4404 family protein, translating into MTIDNIKASLQKLHTTLESNGTVDNELKELLQKLDIDIQDLLKKDAADIAAKAPEPDLRSELVERAQGISARLAVKHPHLEPVLREIADTLTNMGI
- a CDS encoding GGDEF domain-containing protein — protein: MGLSTFWYVVSWLIGSLALVLAFSVMGSHLSFPVATNFSQLLVCLSFILTLGRCIYLANMLSRMQRKMTEKNQQLVQAMKRVQELATRDELTNIENRRSLMEILAVEQKRFQRGGTPFCIAILDLDGFKSVNDNFGHAAGDMVLKTFVEIVRNEMRLSDHFARYGGDEFVLVLTGTTVSEGVTALDRICAETEVYDWSKFGQGIVLTASIGITDFRPGETIDAAFQRADMALYAAKSAGRNRVMISPDSFDTSSDGTTIRAF